A genomic stretch from Oncorhynchus tshawytscha isolate Ot180627B linkage group LG07, Otsh_v2.0, whole genome shotgun sequence includes:
- the LOC112255252 gene encoding rho GTPase-activating protein 39 isoform X2 produces the protein MSGISPDWVEILEPRSRERMYVNLATGECGWDPPLGAPVRQADGNQWWELFDPQSGRFYYYNSVGRQTVWHRPQGGDIVPLSQLQAMKRCSEAKRAGGTGERDREPGTGRLGSTGSQGHRTPRPEHYGAGSTDSQGHRTPHPEHHETGSLGSTGSQRHRTPRPEHYGAGSTDSQGHRVPHPEHYGVGSTDSQGHRTPRPEHHEPGSLGSTGSQRHRTPLAEHYGAGSTDSQGHRTPRPEHYGAGSTDSQGHRTPRPEHHEPGSLGSTGSQRHRTPRPEHYGAGSTDSQGHHTPCPEHHEPGRLGSTDSQGHRTPRPEHHEPGRLGSTDSQGHRTPRPEHHEPGRLGSTDSQGHRTPHPEHYGAGSTDSQGHRTPHPEHYGAGSLGSTDSQGHCTPLPEHHEPGSLGSTGSQGHRTPRPEDSKPVPRTPETPSERETSDTVVDSRPAQGDNSSDESKESLRERSQRWQPSPGSKAAMLVKVNSVSRIQPGGPSSPDLQLRHHNTHTHNKPNSHQAFTLHPVSSKPPGAHSCSTQGYKTAPSGKMAADSRQAHHLRKTGNGSFCLVSSDPPQTPGSHRSQPSTPRSVSPQYASTPHLYDDPGKECPIYDEPPVDMEVEGAHLHNEPGGLSCLTPTHSLQKPRLLQHPGSSHSESRHKRNPSASDYSPAGLECIKHMVVVDPQQGLLSTSPGPTRTPSPTPRSDPLLAQPQSQLRGQQREPGTMEKKQTWRALEASVLRAVEARHSRQSSQASQDFPTPPCPQTTTTYQDSGYSTGPSPSLRRKSRRRLGAGGRPGSVGSSGELCALNERLMAEMREVVSRSNTMREMKAGGLGAEISERGAVPRTRSPVDSLQWYGGRCASREDVPSASRSLSRAGNHGNLALPPLEMPGRQKRTYEKVDTLEKSITSQAGLSSPDTPGPPSEVGTLELKAQLDSRKKGMVDGRTGSLGPHHQRSVSHDNIEGGGIGGSYHQLSYATLRKPPPPDTSGMADWASKHLNMHTQGLFRRRVSIANMLSWNRGSIKKPMLVTSDRAVRKEACEMFKLVQAYMGDRPSRLDRRHAALLIVTKCWGMQGLRDELYVQLVRQTTGNTSPRSLAAGWELMAVSLAFFAPSPKFRCYLEGYIQRHTDPSSDKKLAQFILDQQDMKLKKNSKSRKKRKQNTDEEGLPISTYAKFCYRKLQKVAITGGKKGLRKPTLEEIDHSRRAIVTPSLFGSSLDEVMERQSELFPDRKLPWVQVQLSQYVLALGGAQTEGIFRVPGDIDEVNALKLQVDQWRIPENLSDPNVPASLMKLWYRELEEPLIPMAFYKQCVSNYDDPVAAITVVQCLPELNRLVLCYFIHFLQVFAQPANVSVTKMDVNNLAMVMAPNCLRCQSDDPRIIFENTRKEMSFLRMLIVHLDTSFIEGVV, from the exons ACGGCAACCAGTGGTGGGAGCTATTTGACCCCCAGAGCGGCCGCTTCTACTACTACAACTCCGTAGGACGCCAGACTGTCTGGCACCGACCCCAAGGGGGCGACATAGTTCCCCTCTCCCAGCTACAGGCTATGAAGCGCTGCTCTGAGGCCAAGCGGGCCGGGGGaactggagagagggacagggagccTGGAACAGGTAGACTGGGGAGTACAGGCAGCCAGGGACACCGCACCCCTCGTCCAGAGCATTATGGAGCGGGGAGTACAGACAGCCAGGGACACCGCACCCCTCATCCAGAGCACCATGAAACAGGAAGCCTGGGGAGTACAGGCAGCCAGCGACACCGCACCCCTCGTCCAGAGCATTATGGAGCGGGGAGTACAGACAGCCAGGGACACCGCGTCCCTCATCCAGAGCATTATGGAGTGGGGAGTACAGACAGCCAGGGACACCGCACCCCTCGTCCAGAGCACCATGAACCAGGAAGCCTGGGGAGTACAGGTAGCCAGCGACACCGCACCCCTCTTGCAGAGCATTATGGAGCGGGGAGTACAGACAGCCAGGGACACCGTACCCCTCGTCCAGAGCATTATGGAGCGGGGAGTACAGACAGCCAGGGACACCGCACCCCTCGTCCAGAGCACCATGAACCAGGAAGCCTGGGAAGTACAGGCAGCCAGCGACACCGCACCCCTCGTCCAGAGCATTATGGAGCGGGGAGTACAGACAGCCAGGGACACCATACCCCTTGTCCAGAGCACCATGAACCAGGACGCCTGGGCAGTACAGACAGCCAGGGACACCGCACCCCTCGTCCAGAGCACCATGAACCAGGACGCCTGGGCAGTACAGACAGCCAGGGACACCGCACCCCTCGTCCAGAGCACCATGAACCAGGACGCCTGGGCAGTACAGACAGCCAGGGACACCGCACCCCTCATCCAGAGCATTATGGAGCGGGGAGTACAGACAGCCAGGGACACCGCACCCCTCATCCAGAGCATTATGGAGCAGGAAGCCTGGGGAGTACAGACAGCCAGGGACACTGCACCCCTCTCCCAGAGCACCATGAACCAGGAAGCCTGGGGAGTACAGGCAGCCAGGGACACCGCACCCCTCGTCCAGAGGATAGTAAGCCTGTCCCCAGAACCCCTGAGACcccaagcgagagagagacttcagACACAGTGGTGGACAGCAGACCAGCTCAGGGAGACAACAGCTCGGACGAAAGCAAGGAGTCACTGAG AGAGCGCTCTCAGAGATGGCAGCCTTCCCCAGGGTCTAAGGCAGCAATGTTGGTTAAAGTAAACAGTGTCAGTCGGATCCAGCCTGGAGGCCCATCTAGCCCGGACCTGCAGCTCcgccaccacaacacacacacacacaacaagcccAACAGCCACCAGGCCTTCACCCTCCACCCCGTCAGCAGCAAGCCCCCGGGGGCTCACTCCTGCTCCACCCAGGGCTACAAGACCGCACCCTCCGGCAAGATGGCCGCCGACTCCCGGCAGGCCCACCACTTGAGAAAGACCGGCAACGGCAGCTTCTGTCTGGTGTCCTCTGACCCTCCCCAAACTCCCGGCAGTCACAGGTCCCAGCCCAGCACCCCCAGGTCAGTGTCACCACAGTACGCCTCCACACCTCACCTCTACGACGACCCGGGAAAAGAGTGTCCCATCTATGATGAGCCTCCTGTGGACATGGAAGTAGAGGGGGCTCACCTCCATAATGAGCCTGGTGGTCTATCCTGTCTCACCCCCACACACAGCCTGCAAAAGCCCAGGCTCCTCCAGCACCCTGGCTCCTCTCACTCCGAATCCAGGCACAAGAGGAACCCTTCTGCCTCTGACTACAGCCCTGCTGGCCTGGAGTGCATCAAGCACATGGTTGTTGTGGACCCACAACAGggcctcctctccacctcccctggTCCCACCCgcaccccctcccccacaccaCGATCAGACCCCCTCTTggcccagccccagtcccagctacGGGGGCAGCAGAGGGAGCCAGGGACCATGGAGAAGAAGCAGACATGGCGAGCCCTGGAGGCCAGTGTGTTGAGGGCAGTGGAGGCTCGTCACAGCAGGCAGAGCAGCCAGGCCTCGCAGGACTTCCCCACACCTCCATGCCCccagaccaccaccacctaccaggACTCTGGCTACTCCACTGGCCCCTCTCCGAGCCTGAGGAGGAAGAGCCGGCGGAGGCTGGGGGCCGGAGGCCGGCCTGGCTCAGTGGGCAGCAGTGGAGAGCTGTGTGCCCTTAACGAGAGGCTgatggcggagatgagagaggtgGTGAGCCGCTCCAACACCATGAGGGAGATGAAGGCTGGAGGCCTGGGGGCAGAGATTAGCGAGAGGGGCGCAGTTCCCCGGACACGTTCCCCCGTGGACTCCCTGCAGTGGTATGGAGGAAGGTGTGCGTCACGAGAAGACGTCCCCTCCGCCAGCCGCTCACTGAGCAGGGCGGGTAATCATGGCAACCTGGCCCTGCCACCCCTGGAGATGCCTGGTAGGCAGAAGAGGACCTATGAGAAGGTGGACACCTTGGAGAAGAGCATCACCAGTCAGGCCGGCCTTTCCTCACCAGACACCCCTGGACCTCCCTCAGAG gtgGGGACCCTGGAACTGAAGGCTCAGTTGGACAGCAGGAAGAAAGGTATGGTGGACGGACGAACAGGCTCACTGGGCCCACATCACCAACGCTCCGTCTCCCATGACAACATAgagggaggaggaataggaggctcCTACCACCAGCTCTCTTACGCCACCCTGCGCAAGCCCCCGCCCCCAGACACCTCAGGCATGGCGGACTGGGCCAGCAAGCACCTGAACATGCACACCCAGGGCCTGTTCCGCCGCCGTGTCTCCATCGCCAACATGCTCTCCTGGAACCGCGGCTCGATCAAGAAGCCCATGCTGGTGACCAGCGACCGTGCCGTGAGGAAGGAAGCCTGTGAGATGTTCAAGCTGGTCCAGGCCTACATGGGAGACAGACCCTCACGGCTGGACCGTCGCCACGCCGCCCTGCTCATTGTCACCAAGTGCTGGGGCATGCAGGGCCTGAGGGATGAGCTGTATGTGCAGCTGGTGAGGCAGACCACAGGCAACACCAGCCCTAGGAGCCTGGCTGCAGGCTGGGAGCTGATGGCTGTCAGCCTGGCCTTCTTCGCCCCCTCTCCCAAGTTCCGCTGCTACCTGGAGGGATACATCCAGAGGCACACGGATCCGAGCAGTGACAAGAAAC TGGCTCAGTTCATACTAGACCAGCAGGACATGAAGCTGAAGAAGAACTCAAAGTCCAGAAAGAAACGGAAACAGAACACAGATGAAGAAG GTCTGCCCATCAGCACGTATGCAAAGTTCTGCTATCGCAAACTACAGAAAGTGGCCATAACTGGAGGCAAAAAG GGTCTTCGTAAACCAACTCTGGAGGAGATTGACCACAGCAGACGGGCCATCGTGACCCCCTCCCTGTTTGGCAGCTCCTTGGACGAGGTGATGGAGCGCCAGAGTGAACTCTTCCCAGACAGGAAGCTACCCTGGGTACAGGTGCAGCTCTCCCAATACGTCCTGGCACTGGGAGGGGCCCAGACTGAGGGCATCTTCAG GGTGCCTGGAGATATCGATGAAGTCAACGCATTGAAGCTCCAGGTCGACCAATGGCGGATCCCAGAAAACCTCTCAGACCCCAACGTACCTG CCTCCCTGATGAAGCTGTGGTATCGTGAGTTGGAGGAGCCTCTCATCCCCATGGCCTTCTACAAGCAGTGTGTCAGTAACTATGACGACCCTGTGGCAGCCATTACTGTTGTACAATGTCTGCCTGAGCTCAACAGACTGGTGCTGTGCTACTTCATCCACTTCCTGCAG GTGTTTGCTCAGCCtgctaatgtgtctgttactAAGATGGATGTCAATAACCTTGCCATGGTGATGGCCCCCAACTGCCTCCGCTGCCAGTCTGATGACCCCCGAATCATCTTTGAGAACACACGCAAGGAGATGTCTTTCCTACGCATGCTCATCGTTCACCTGGACACCAGTTTCATTGAGGGCGTTGTGTAA
- the LOC112255252 gene encoding rho GTPase-activating protein 39 isoform X1, with product MSGISPDWVEILEPRSRERMYVNLATGECGWDPPLGAPVRQADGNQWWELFDPQSGRFYYYNSVGRQTVWHRPQGGDIVPLSQLQAMKRCSEAKRAGGTGERDREPGTGRLGSTGSQGHRTPRPEHYGAGSTDSQGHRTPHPEHHETGSLGSTGSQRHRTPRPEHYGAGSTDSQGHRVPHPEHYGVGSTDSQGHRTPRPEHHEPGSLGSTGSQRHRTPLAEHYGAGSTDSQGHRTPRPEHYGAGSTDSQGHRTPRPEHHEPGSLGSTGSQRHRTPRPEHYGAGSTDSQGHHTPCPEHHEPGRLGSTDSQGHRTPRPEHHEPGRLGSTDSQGHRTPRPEHHEPGRLGSTDSQGHRTPHPEHYGAGSTDSQGHRTPHPEHYGAGSLGSTDSQGHCTPLPEHHEPGSLGSTGSQGHRTPRPEDSKPVPRTPETPSERETSDTVVDSRPAQGDNSSDESKESLRERSQRWQPSPGSKAAMLVKVNSVSRIQPGGPSSPDLQLRHHNTHTHNKPNSHQAFTLHPVSSKPPGAHSCSTQGYKTAPSGKMAADSRQAHHLRKTGNGSFCLVSSDPPQTPGSHRSQPSTPRSVSPQYASTPHLYDDPGKECPIYDEPPVDMEVEGAHLHNEPGGLSCLTPTHSLQKPRLLQHPGSSHSESRHKRNPSASDYSPAGLECIKHMVVVDPQQGLLSTSPGPTRTPSPTPRSDPLLAQPQSQLRGQQREPGTMEKKQTWRALEASVLRAVEARHSRQSSQASQDFPTPPCPQTTTTYQDSGYSTGPSPSLRRKSRRRLGAGGRPGSVGSSGELCALNERLMAEMREVVSRSNTMREMKAGGLGAEISERGAVPRTRSPVDSLQWYGGRCASREDVPSASRSLSRAGNHGNLALPPLEMPGRQKRTYEKVDTLEKSITSQAGLSSPDTPGPPSEVGTLELKAQLDSRKKGMVDGRTGSLGPHHQRSVSHDNIEGGGIGGSYHQLSYATLRKPPPPDTSGMADWASKHLNMHTQGLFRRRVSIANMLSWNRGSIKKPMLVTSDRAVRKEACEMFKLVQAYMGDRPSRLDRRHAALLIVTKCWGMQGLRDELYVQLVRQTTGNTSPRSLAAGWELMAVSLAFFAPSPKFRCYLEGYIQRHTDPSSDKKRESQTEQQVAQFILDQQDMKLKKNSKSRKKRKQNTDEEGLPISTYAKFCYRKLQKVAITGGKKGLRKPTLEEIDHSRRAIVTPSLFGSSLDEVMERQSELFPDRKLPWVQVQLSQYVLALGGAQTEGIFRVPGDIDEVNALKLQVDQWRIPENLSDPNVPASLMKLWYRELEEPLIPMAFYKQCVSNYDDPVAAITVVQCLPELNRLVLCYFIHFLQVFAQPANVSVTKMDVNNLAMVMAPNCLRCQSDDPRIIFENTRKEMSFLRMLIVHLDTSFIEGVV from the exons ACGGCAACCAGTGGTGGGAGCTATTTGACCCCCAGAGCGGCCGCTTCTACTACTACAACTCCGTAGGACGCCAGACTGTCTGGCACCGACCCCAAGGGGGCGACATAGTTCCCCTCTCCCAGCTACAGGCTATGAAGCGCTGCTCTGAGGCCAAGCGGGCCGGGGGaactggagagagggacagggagccTGGAACAGGTAGACTGGGGAGTACAGGCAGCCAGGGACACCGCACCCCTCGTCCAGAGCATTATGGAGCGGGGAGTACAGACAGCCAGGGACACCGCACCCCTCATCCAGAGCACCATGAAACAGGAAGCCTGGGGAGTACAGGCAGCCAGCGACACCGCACCCCTCGTCCAGAGCATTATGGAGCGGGGAGTACAGACAGCCAGGGACACCGCGTCCCTCATCCAGAGCATTATGGAGTGGGGAGTACAGACAGCCAGGGACACCGCACCCCTCGTCCAGAGCACCATGAACCAGGAAGCCTGGGGAGTACAGGTAGCCAGCGACACCGCACCCCTCTTGCAGAGCATTATGGAGCGGGGAGTACAGACAGCCAGGGACACCGTACCCCTCGTCCAGAGCATTATGGAGCGGGGAGTACAGACAGCCAGGGACACCGCACCCCTCGTCCAGAGCACCATGAACCAGGAAGCCTGGGAAGTACAGGCAGCCAGCGACACCGCACCCCTCGTCCAGAGCATTATGGAGCGGGGAGTACAGACAGCCAGGGACACCATACCCCTTGTCCAGAGCACCATGAACCAGGACGCCTGGGCAGTACAGACAGCCAGGGACACCGCACCCCTCGTCCAGAGCACCATGAACCAGGACGCCTGGGCAGTACAGACAGCCAGGGACACCGCACCCCTCGTCCAGAGCACCATGAACCAGGACGCCTGGGCAGTACAGACAGCCAGGGACACCGCACCCCTCATCCAGAGCATTATGGAGCGGGGAGTACAGACAGCCAGGGACACCGCACCCCTCATCCAGAGCATTATGGAGCAGGAAGCCTGGGGAGTACAGACAGCCAGGGACACTGCACCCCTCTCCCAGAGCACCATGAACCAGGAAGCCTGGGGAGTACAGGCAGCCAGGGACACCGCACCCCTCGTCCAGAGGATAGTAAGCCTGTCCCCAGAACCCCTGAGACcccaagcgagagagagacttcagACACAGTGGTGGACAGCAGACCAGCTCAGGGAGACAACAGCTCGGACGAAAGCAAGGAGTCACTGAG AGAGCGCTCTCAGAGATGGCAGCCTTCCCCAGGGTCTAAGGCAGCAATGTTGGTTAAAGTAAACAGTGTCAGTCGGATCCAGCCTGGAGGCCCATCTAGCCCGGACCTGCAGCTCcgccaccacaacacacacacacacaacaagcccAACAGCCACCAGGCCTTCACCCTCCACCCCGTCAGCAGCAAGCCCCCGGGGGCTCACTCCTGCTCCACCCAGGGCTACAAGACCGCACCCTCCGGCAAGATGGCCGCCGACTCCCGGCAGGCCCACCACTTGAGAAAGACCGGCAACGGCAGCTTCTGTCTGGTGTCCTCTGACCCTCCCCAAACTCCCGGCAGTCACAGGTCCCAGCCCAGCACCCCCAGGTCAGTGTCACCACAGTACGCCTCCACACCTCACCTCTACGACGACCCGGGAAAAGAGTGTCCCATCTATGATGAGCCTCCTGTGGACATGGAAGTAGAGGGGGCTCACCTCCATAATGAGCCTGGTGGTCTATCCTGTCTCACCCCCACACACAGCCTGCAAAAGCCCAGGCTCCTCCAGCACCCTGGCTCCTCTCACTCCGAATCCAGGCACAAGAGGAACCCTTCTGCCTCTGACTACAGCCCTGCTGGCCTGGAGTGCATCAAGCACATGGTTGTTGTGGACCCACAACAGggcctcctctccacctcccctggTCCCACCCgcaccccctcccccacaccaCGATCAGACCCCCTCTTggcccagccccagtcccagctacGGGGGCAGCAGAGGGAGCCAGGGACCATGGAGAAGAAGCAGACATGGCGAGCCCTGGAGGCCAGTGTGTTGAGGGCAGTGGAGGCTCGTCACAGCAGGCAGAGCAGCCAGGCCTCGCAGGACTTCCCCACACCTCCATGCCCccagaccaccaccacctaccaggACTCTGGCTACTCCACTGGCCCCTCTCCGAGCCTGAGGAGGAAGAGCCGGCGGAGGCTGGGGGCCGGAGGCCGGCCTGGCTCAGTGGGCAGCAGTGGAGAGCTGTGTGCCCTTAACGAGAGGCTgatggcggagatgagagaggtgGTGAGCCGCTCCAACACCATGAGGGAGATGAAGGCTGGAGGCCTGGGGGCAGAGATTAGCGAGAGGGGCGCAGTTCCCCGGACACGTTCCCCCGTGGACTCCCTGCAGTGGTATGGAGGAAGGTGTGCGTCACGAGAAGACGTCCCCTCCGCCAGCCGCTCACTGAGCAGGGCGGGTAATCATGGCAACCTGGCCCTGCCACCCCTGGAGATGCCTGGTAGGCAGAAGAGGACCTATGAGAAGGTGGACACCTTGGAGAAGAGCATCACCAGTCAGGCCGGCCTTTCCTCACCAGACACCCCTGGACCTCCCTCAGAG gtgGGGACCCTGGAACTGAAGGCTCAGTTGGACAGCAGGAAGAAAGGTATGGTGGACGGACGAACAGGCTCACTGGGCCCACATCACCAACGCTCCGTCTCCCATGACAACATAgagggaggaggaataggaggctcCTACCACCAGCTCTCTTACGCCACCCTGCGCAAGCCCCCGCCCCCAGACACCTCAGGCATGGCGGACTGGGCCAGCAAGCACCTGAACATGCACACCCAGGGCCTGTTCCGCCGCCGTGTCTCCATCGCCAACATGCTCTCCTGGAACCGCGGCTCGATCAAGAAGCCCATGCTGGTGACCAGCGACCGTGCCGTGAGGAAGGAAGCCTGTGAGATGTTCAAGCTGGTCCAGGCCTACATGGGAGACAGACCCTCACGGCTGGACCGTCGCCACGCCGCCCTGCTCATTGTCACCAAGTGCTGGGGCATGCAGGGCCTGAGGGATGAGCTGTATGTGCAGCTGGTGAGGCAGACCACAGGCAACACCAGCCCTAGGAGCCTGGCTGCAGGCTGGGAGCTGATGGCTGTCAGCCTGGCCTTCTTCGCCCCCTCTCCCAAGTTCCGCTGCTACCTGGAGGGATACATCCAGAGGCACACGGATCCGAGCAGTGACAAGAAACGTGAGTCTCAAACTGAGCAACAGG TGGCTCAGTTCATACTAGACCAGCAGGACATGAAGCTGAAGAAGAACTCAAAGTCCAGAAAGAAACGGAAACAGAACACAGATGAAGAAG GTCTGCCCATCAGCACGTATGCAAAGTTCTGCTATCGCAAACTACAGAAAGTGGCCATAACTGGAGGCAAAAAG GGTCTTCGTAAACCAACTCTGGAGGAGATTGACCACAGCAGACGGGCCATCGTGACCCCCTCCCTGTTTGGCAGCTCCTTGGACGAGGTGATGGAGCGCCAGAGTGAACTCTTCCCAGACAGGAAGCTACCCTGGGTACAGGTGCAGCTCTCCCAATACGTCCTGGCACTGGGAGGGGCCCAGACTGAGGGCATCTTCAG GGTGCCTGGAGATATCGATGAAGTCAACGCATTGAAGCTCCAGGTCGACCAATGGCGGATCCCAGAAAACCTCTCAGACCCCAACGTACCTG CCTCCCTGATGAAGCTGTGGTATCGTGAGTTGGAGGAGCCTCTCATCCCCATGGCCTTCTACAAGCAGTGTGTCAGTAACTATGACGACCCTGTGGCAGCCATTACTGTTGTACAATGTCTGCCTGAGCTCAACAGACTGGTGCTGTGCTACTTCATCCACTTCCTGCAG GTGTTTGCTCAGCCtgctaatgtgtctgttactAAGATGGATGTCAATAACCTTGCCATGGTGATGGCCCCCAACTGCCTCCGCTGCCAGTCTGATGACCCCCGAATCATCTTTGAGAACACACGCAAGGAGATGTCTTTCCTACGCATGCTCATCGTTCACCTGGACACCAGTTTCATTGAGGGCGTTGTGTAA